In the Candidatus Limnocylindrales bacterium genome, one interval contains:
- a CDS encoding 4-hydroxyphenylacetate 3-hydroxylase N-terminal domain-containing protein, whose translation MALRSAEQYIESLRDGRMVYYRGEQVKDVTTHPDIRVAIEHAAGDYHLAEDPRYKDLMTYQDPETGEISSRYFKIPRNAEDLLKRHEMILTGTRAGHGVVPIIKEIGTDAIFALYIIAKKMDDQLGSHYLERVQKYHQYCRQNDLSMATAQTDVKGDRGLRPSEQEHPDYYVRIVDETKDGIIVRGAKVHTTSAVAVNEILVIPTRALGEGDKNYAVAFAIPANTKGLKMIVSPFGSVPPSDFHHPVSTHHRLMESLTIFDDVFVPWERVFMKGEWQFAGPLATTFVQFHRFTAISYKPPLCELFIGAAELMAEANGVKKASHIREKITQLISYTETVRALTRASAYECHVVDPGIAVPDTLITNIAKYYFASHYHQAVSWLQDIAGGLLVTGPSEEDWLNPETRPYIQKYLGGARGISTENRLKLFNLIRDLTASDFGGYHEVLAIHAEGSLEAQKITIYREYDPKPCIEFVKRVAQIRD comes from the coding sequence ATGGCACTTAGATCTGCTGAACAATATATAGAAAGTTTACGGGATGGTCGTATGGTTTATTACCGGGGGGAACAGGTTAAAGATGTAACGACCCATCCCGATATAAGAGTGGCTATTGAGCATGCTGCCGGGGATTATCACCTGGCAGAAGATCCCCGATACAAAGATCTGATGACCTATCAGGATCCGGAAACGGGAGAAATCAGCAGCCGATATTTTAAAATCCCCAGGAATGCAGAGGATCTTCTGAAACGGCATGAAATGATTTTAACGGGAACCCGAGCCGGTCATGGAGTGGTTCCCATCATCAAGGAAATTGGAACCGATGCCATTTTTGCCCTTTATATCATTGCTAAAAAGATGGACGATCAGCTCGGGAGTCACTATCTTGAACGGGTTCAAAAATATCATCAATACTGTCGGCAAAATGATCTAAGCATGGCTACGGCACAGACAGATGTAAAAGGAGATCGAGGTCTGCGGCCTTCAGAGCAGGAACACCCGGATTATTATGTTCGAATCGTCGATGAAACCAAAGACGGTATTATAGTGCGGGGAGCAAAGGTTCATACCACCTCGGCGGTTGCCGTAAATGAGATCCTGGTAATCCCTACCCGGGCTCTAGGGGAAGGGGATAAAAATTATGCCGTGGCCTTTGCCATCCCGGCCAATACCAAAGGACTTAAGATGATTGTGAGTCCCTTTGGCAGTGTACCTCCCAGTGACTTCCATCATCCGGTAAGCACCCATCATCGGTTGATGGAATCTCTGACCATTTTCGATGATGTCTTCGTTCCCTGGGAACGGGTCTTTATGAAAGGAGAATGGCAGTTTGCAGGACCTTTAGCCACAACTTTCGTCCAATTCCATCGTTTTACGGCTATTTCCTATAAACCACCACTCTGTGAACTGTTCATTGGCGCAGCCGAGCTTATGGCCGAAGCCAATGGGGTTAAAAAGGCTTCTCATATTCGAGAAAAAATCACCCAGCTCATCAGTTATACAGAAACGGTTCGGGCCCTTACCCGGGCTTCTGCCTACGAATGCCATGTGGTAGATCCGGGAATTGCAGTTCCAGATACCCTCATTACCAATATCGCGAAATATTATTTCGCCAGTCATTACCACCAGGCGGTCAGCTGGCTTCAGGACATTGCCGGGGGTCTTCTGGTAACCGGACCTTCTGAAGAGGACTGGCTCAACCCGGAAACCCGTCCCTATATCCAGAAATACCTGGGTGGGGCTAGGGGAATCTCTACCGAGAACCGATTAAAACTATTTAATCTGATCCGAGACCTCACGGCCTCTGATTTTGGGGGGTATCATGAAGTCCTGGCCATCCATGCAGAAGGCTCTTTGGAAGCCCAAAAAATAACTATTTATCGGGAATATGATCCAAAACCCTGTATTGAATTTGTTAAAAGGGTCGCCCAGATTCGAGACTAA
- a CDS encoding AAA family ATPase: MASFKDIGGLEKELQRVREIIEFPMKYPEVFARLGIEPPKGVLLHGPPGTGKTLIARAIANEIGAHFIHINGPEVINKYYGESEARLRERFEEARRNAPSVIFIDEIDAIAPKRINVAGEVEKRVVAQLLALMDGLVTRGQVVVIGATNIPEVLDPALRRPGRFDREVVIGVPNRIGRRQILEIHTRSMPLAPNVNLDKLAEITHGYVGADLEAIAKEAGMIALRRILPEINSQAPSRLEGPALDFQVTMEDFIEAFKEIEPGATREFLAERPVLQFKDVGGLTYVKKTLKAIIRLSSCYHRFYETSGIAFPKSLLFTGPSGTGKTLLARALAGESGFTLITVDGPRLFSKWLGESEKGLREVFKMARHTSPCILFFDEIDSIAPIRRIYGGDESGVTQRMVNQLLRELDTLKDFNEVIFLAATNRIDLVDPALLRAGRFDYILEFPIPTLEEREEIFKIYLAQLHLKDVDLHQLAEQTEGFVGSDIEAVCKKARLMALEQFFEDSEVILVQHPDLRITQAHFLEAIELTRQMGKIPRS; encoded by the coding sequence ATGGCATCTTTTAAAGATATTGGTGGATTGGAAAAAGAGCTTCAGCGGGTTCGGGAGATTATCGAGTTTCCCATGAAATATCCCGAAGTTTTTGCCCGATTGGGGATTGAACCCCCCAAAGGGGTTCTGCTTCATGGCCCACCGGGAACCGGAAAGACCCTCATTGCTCGAGCTATTGCCAATGAGATAGGAGCCCATTTCATCCACATCAACGGTCCCGAAGTCATTAACAAGTATTATGGAGAAAGCGAGGCCAGACTCCGGGAGAGGTTTGAAGAGGCCCGCCGTAATGCGCCCAGTGTAATTTTTATCGATGAAATCGATGCCATTGCCCCCAAACGGATTAATGTCGCGGGAGAGGTAGAAAAGCGGGTCGTGGCTCAGCTTCTGGCTTTAATGGATGGCTTAGTAACCCGGGGTCAGGTGGTGGTGATTGGCGCAACCAATATCCCGGAGGTGTTGGATCCTGCCCTGCGACGTCCGGGGCGATTTGATCGGGAGGTGGTCATCGGGGTTCCCAATCGAATCGGGCGGCGCCAGATCCTGGAGATTCATACCCGATCCATGCCTCTGGCTCCCAATGTCAATCTGGATAAACTGGCCGAGATTACCCACGGATACGTAGGGGCCGATCTGGAAGCTATCGCCAAAGAAGCCGGTATGATTGCCCTTCGCAGGATTTTACCGGAGATTAATAGCCAGGCCCCTTCTCGGCTGGAGGGTCCCGCTCTGGATTTTCAGGTTACCATGGAAGACTTCATCGAAGCTTTCAAGGAGATCGAACCCGGAGCCACACGAGAGTTTCTGGCCGAAAGACCCGTACTTCAATTCAAGGACGTGGGAGGATTAACCTACGTGAAGAAGACGCTCAAGGCCATCATCCGACTTTCCTCTTGCTATCATCGGTTCTATGAAACCAGCGGAATAGCTTTTCCCAAAAGTCTACTTTTTACGGGCCCTTCCGGTACGGGAAAAACCCTCCTGGCAAGGGCCTTGGCCGGTGAAAGTGGATTTACCTTGATTACGGTAGACGGACCCAGGCTTTTCTCTAAATGGCTGGGAGAATCTGAAAAAGGACTCCGAGAGGTCTTCAAGATGGCCCGGCATACTTCTCCGTGTATTCTATTCTTCGATGAAATTGATAGCATTGCCCCGATTCGGCGTATATACGGAGGAGACGAAAGTGGGGTCACGCAACGAATGGTTAACCAGCTCCTCCGGGAATTGGATACCCTCAAGGATTTTAATGAGGTTATTTTCCTGGCGGCTACCAATCGGATTGACCTGGTAGATCCTGCTCTTTTACGGGCAGGCCGGTTTGACTATATTCTGGAGTTTCCCATTCCAACTCTGGAAGAGCGGGAGGAAATTTTTAAAATCTACCTGGCCCAACTTCATCTGAAGGATGTGGATTTGCATCAACTGGCCGAGCAGACTGAAGGTTTCGTGGGATCGGATATCGAAGCCGTTTGTAAAAAAGCGCGATTGATGGCTCTGGAGCAGTTTTTTGAGGATTCCGAAGTAATCCTTGTTCAACATCCAGATTTGCGTATTACCCAGGCTCATTTTTTGGAGGCCATCGAGTTGACCCGGCAGATGGGAAAGATCCCTCGTAGTTAA
- a CDS encoding molybdopterin-dependent oxidoreductase, with product MINRRKFLKSIAGSLVLAKSGILLPKTLLAQSSQMGPPELPQGALEEAILQALPGKKPLIKRTYRPPNYETPVQYFNELFTPSEVFFVRYHLADIPQVDSKQWKLSIGGEAIEKPMELTLEDLQRDFEQVEMAALCLCSGNRRGLFKPHVPGVQWGYGAMGNARWKGVRLKDILVKAGIKKEALEVTFNGADGAVLEKTPDFKKSLPVWKALDENTLIAWEMNREPLPHWNGFPARLIVPGWTGTYWVKQLTEIQAITRPFDGFWMKAAYRIPKGKFPIVDRFISQETEINTPITEMVVSSLITNLEEGQKFKSGQPIEVKGIAWDGGYGIQRVEISTDGGKTWQEAELGTDAGRFSWRPWNYPFIPTEKGKYTVMAKASNRLGQTQTFELILNPAGYHHNVIQRINIEVI from the coding sequence ATGATCAACCGAAGAAAGTTCCTGAAAAGTATTGCGGGAAGTTTAGTTCTGGCTAAAAGCGGTATCCTCCTGCCAAAAACCCTTCTGGCCCAGAGTTCTCAGATGGGGCCGCCGGAGCTTCCACAAGGAGCTTTGGAGGAGGCCATACTTCAAGCTCTACCCGGGAAAAAACCTCTTATCAAGAGAACCTACCGTCCTCCTAACTATGAAACCCCTGTTCAATATTTTAATGAACTGTTTACCCCCAGCGAGGTCTTTTTCGTAAGATACCATCTGGCCGATATCCCTCAAGTGGATAGCAAGCAATGGAAACTCAGCATCGGAGGGGAAGCCATAGAAAAACCCATGGAATTAACCCTGGAAGACCTCCAACGAGATTTTGAGCAGGTGGAGATGGCGGCTTTATGTTTGTGCTCGGGCAATCGAAGGGGATTGTTCAAGCCCCACGTGCCGGGAGTTCAATGGGGTTATGGCGCCATGGGAAACGCCAGGTGGAAGGGAGTCCGGCTTAAAGATATTTTGGTCAAAGCCGGTATTAAAAAAGAAGCTCTCGAAGTTACATTTAACGGTGCCGATGGGGCCGTTTTGGAAAAAACTCCGGATTTTAAGAAGAGTCTCCCGGTCTGGAAAGCCCTGGATGAAAATACCCTTATTGCCTGGGAGATGAACAGGGAACCGCTTCCCCACTGGAATGGATTCCCTGCCCGATTAATAGTCCCCGGCTGGACCGGTACCTATTGGGTTAAACAGCTTACGGAGATTCAGGCTATAACCCGACCCTTTGATGGTTTTTGGATGAAGGCAGCCTACAGAATTCCCAAAGGTAAATTTCCCATTGTAGATCGATTTATCTCTCAAGAAACAGAGATTAATACTCCCATCACCGAGATGGTCGTCAGCTCCCTGATAACAAATCTGGAAGAAGGACAGAAGTTCAAGTCAGGACAACCCATCGAAGTTAAAGGAATAGCCTGGGATGGGGGTTACGGTATTCAACGGGTAGAGATCTCCACCGATGGAGGAAAGACCTGGCAAGAGGCTGAATTGGGGACCGACGCCGGAAGGTTTTCCTGGAGACCCTGGAATTATCCCTTTATACCGACTGAGAAGGGTAAATATACCGTTATGGCCAAGGCCAGTAACCGTCTGGGACAGACACAAACGTTTGAACTCATCCTGAATCCGGCCGGCTATCACCATAACGTCATTCAGCGTATAAACATAGAAGTCATTTAA
- a CDS encoding sigma-70 family RNA polymerase sigma factor produces MLNSRKPTKPVTDESLVKRCQAGDSLAFETLVIRYQRQIFSLIHRMTNNPEIVEDLAQEVFISAFKAIGEFKGNSSFFTWLYRIAINKCKNYLASSRGSLIPIGDRRSEAEPSLLEIADQRVNPQTALLTGELLAQVDEALGSLPDDQREALVLYDLEGLSYQEIAEVLNCPIGTVRSRLARARAALRERLKDYFTE; encoded by the coding sequence GTGTTGAATTCGAGGAAACCCACAAAGCCGGTAACCGATGAGAGCCTGGTAAAGAGATGTCAAGCTGGAGATTCGCTGGCTTTTGAGACCTTAGTCATTCGATATCAGAGGCAGATTTTTAGTCTGATTCATCGTATGACCAATAATCCTGAGATTGTTGAGGATTTGGCTCAAGAGGTTTTTATTTCGGCTTTCAAGGCAATAGGAGAATTTAAGGGAAATTCTTCTTTTTTTACTTGGCTATATCGGATTGCCATCAATAAGTGTAAGAACTATTTAGCCTCTTCTCGTGGGTCTCTTATACCTATAGGAGATAGGAGGTCGGAGGCTGAGCCTTCTTTGTTGGAGATAGCGGACCAGCGAGTGAATCCACAGACTGCTTTGTTAACAGGGGAGTTATTGGCGCAGGTTGATGAAGCTTTAGGAAGTCTTCCAGACGATCAAAGAGAGGCCCTGGTTCTGTATGATCTGGAAGGCTTATCTTATCAGGAGATTGCAGAGGTTTTGAATTGCCCCATAGGGACTGTGCGGTCTCGATTAGCCAGAGCCAGGGCAGCTTTAAGAGAAAGGCTCAAGGATTATTTTACGGAGTAG
- a CDS encoding zf-HC2 domain-containing protein, translating into MNCEEYFELITGYADGELREAEVVLLTQHLTACAKCHQHLKEISALKNLLKQYAATKALVPSLGFSQKILQSVHKEIPVFGKKGLSWTSKYPLSVWATAAVLFLILLAGIFYFQQMGVQEPSKNTYYVEMKPKTQKNIYYVEAKLDSPPAHESGNTDFNNIDDYLYQHAMEGLRTPLTDNTVFVGYMNR; encoded by the coding sequence ATGAACTGTGAGGAATATTTTGAGCTTATAACCGGATATGCAGATGGGGAGTTACGAGAGGCCGAGGTGGTATTGCTTACCCAGCATTTGACTGCCTGTGCAAAGTGTCATCAACATCTTAAGGAAATCAGTGCCTTAAAAAATCTTTTAAAACAATATGCAGCAACGAAAGCCCTGGTCCCTTCTTTAGGATTTTCCCAAAAAATCCTGCAGAGTGTCCACAAGGAAATTCCGGTCTTTGGAAAGAAAGGTTTATCATGGACTTCGAAATATCCTCTTTCTGTCTGGGCCACGGCGGCAGTTCTGTTTCTGATTCTCCTTGCCGGAATCTTTTACTTTCAGCAAATGGGAGTTCAGGAACCTTCAAAGAACACCTATTATGTTGAGATGAAACCAAAGACTCAGAAGAATATATATTATGTCGAGGCTAAACTAGATTCCCCGCCTGCCCACGAATCGGGAAATACGGATTTCAATAATATTGATGATTATCTCTATCAGCATGCCATGGAGGGGTTGCGAACTCCTCTAACGGATAACACCGTATTCGTGGGATATATGAACCGATGA